The DNA window NNNNNNNNNNNNNNcttataacattttatgttaatacaaAAACAATGTTCCTTacagagatatttttatattttaaaaaagtttatttattaaaatatattaaaatttttaacttaccTAGTAAATCTATCCGAgtgaataacaatatattaccaataatTGGATAACCTATTGGTCCTggtattttattgattaatcgtCTATTTGGTCCATATTGCACGTAATAATGATATGTCAAATATCCAATTAAgacaagtaataataataaagtaacaaaCATCTTTGTCGTATTGATTGTTCTAAGCAGGTTCAGTTCTCATCAGTCGCGGGTTTCTTTCAGTTCTTGGAttgcacataaaaaatattttatatttatattgtgataaactttatcattattctgataataatgaataatttatctaaacATTGATAAGTAACATGTCAAATGTAACATGTCAAAATACggtaattaaacaaatataaaaagtgtgagtaaattttttttctttctaaaaactatgaattagattaaaattatataaagtctgtgaaaaatgtttaattcttaattttttaatttaaaaaaatttatttacctcATGAAACAGGCATTAATAGAAACACTTccgaatttaataatttataaccaATTTAAATGaacttatatataacaataaataatttcaatacatatttttgttattatgcacaattaatttgtaacaaaCTAACTTCTTTTCGCTACACACTCACTTGCTTTCGGGAATGACTGCTCACTCATTGCCTATTTTAGTagattatttactatttataagTAGTATATTtgctgaattaaaattaatcttgaaatacaaaaaatttaatagcttatttagaataaaatcttgaaaaacatcttataacacatttattataatatttaacatttatcacatttataaTCATTCAAATcagaaactaataataaaacgtgAATACTGATATAATATTCAAGAACTGTCGacacgtacatatatatagggctatatacactggcgcaaaaaaatgggacaaaaattttgaccgaatttttaggcaatcttcaaagtgacgcaactttgcgaaaaattatccaaattacatgaaattttttttttaaattaaagggcaaaggcTAATTTAAGAATCCCTAGgcaaaagtttaatttgttaagTGTTACTTTTTTGTcacatgaaaaccaaacatgtctttttaaataaacaaagtaaaagtttgttattatttttcacaagtttctcgttaaaatcttgctaatattgaTCCAAATTCGTaaagtttatctttttctaagcaattaaaagaaacatgtcgatacgatattttttgttgattacacacgagtttgaaatttgcactgcattttagagtatattagcgaataaatacaatattttttggatACCAGAAAATAGTATCTATATctaaattcaattcgaaacTGTTTGATTCAACGGAATAGTCGGACTTCGTGTCCTATCTACGATCTTATTGCTTCAATACGATAGTTGTAGCATCAGATAGTAAATATGTGACGGTAACATATTATAACAGGAAAAAGTGGAACGTTTCAGACATTCattcatttgcataattatattttcaagtgTTATGTAGCGAGAATAACGTGGCCTTttgaagttttttaataattttctaatgaaATACAATCAGCACAATGTAGCttacaaaatacttataatttgATGCAAGTTATTATTGGACAACTATAATGCAGGCATGCAATTGCGGCTTATGCAAAAGCGCGACAGTGTTAATTAACAAGAGAAAGGAATATTAATGGAAGTCGAAAAAAATGatgtacaaaaagaaatagattttttgtttaattgtattttaatttccttATCAATTTCGAGCGTCATTTCAAGATGTTCGATTTGTAACACTATCTTTCAGTTCAGCATGTTTCTTTTTGAGAGATAAGTAtcaactattaaaaaaataaaaattaaaagtaatgttacattttttgatttttacaactatataaatatcacAGCTAATTATTACAGCTATATAAGTATAccgttttcattatttctctAGCAAcgccaaaactttttttagtaaaacatttgttttcataatatttttttggtttCTACATAATGTTAAGAGAATGCTAAACTactcgtcaaacttgatcgatgTCGATAATGTAGCCATATCATTTGTGCacgtcattaacaaaattttgtatatatttcttttatagatttgaaaatccttttccagaattaaagtttatatattaacatcagcttatgaattgaattgaattgaatttcatatcaacaatttaaaaaaaattttcagtttgTTCTTTTTAGACGCGAAATTTTCATActcattaaactttttattagaacgccTATGCTCAATCTGAAAGCGTAGTATTGTTTGTAAATGTTTGCTTCACTTGGGCCCAGGCTTGATTTATGCAtacaagatttaaaatttttacatcagaCATTTCGTTCCGAGTCGATGCTAGAAgccaacaattaaaaattttttgtcatttttcctacaaaatcGTTACGTCCTGGCTTTGATAttatctatactttaattctgggaaagaatttctaattctgtaaatgcgattaaaagattagtgagaaataaaattattggtaAAACAGGACAACTTTAGCATCTCCTTAATCCCCAATacgcatacataaaaaaactcCCGATTTACGCATGCATTAGTTCCCCTACACACTTTCAATTTACGCAGCGCGACAGCCCTTGGCGCACTAATGCCCGATTTCTTCACTTTCCGATAAAGTTATCCGAAGGATAAATCTCAAGTTTAACCAATCACGTATATGGATCTGGTTTATCTCCTGGATAATTTTAACCGCAAGATAACTGGACATGAAGAAATCGAACATAGGGCTGCCAAATAAAGAAACAGTAGAGGGCAGGCACAAGTTTTTTTCTCTCCAAGCCTCAGCGCTCTATTCAAACGCTATTGAAATGTTGCAACCTCAAAAATTAAACTAGGTTTACGTTAATCCTGTATGCATACTGAGggttaaattttttaggaacGGAATTAATCAAggaaattaatcttaaatgcATCTTTATGAGGTGTTCCTGCGGGGGGGGGGATtaagcaattataaaatatctttttatttaataaaataaaataaaccagATTTATGTCAttattgtctttttatttcccggttatataatacacatttacaaaagcatattttttattttgattattaatgtataCGTAATAGcataacaattttctttattttataacaacaaTACACTTGTCggtttcaaaatttgttttcaaatatttatacgcATTTTGTATCAattggaataaattttatacgatGTGGATGAGTAGGGCAAAGCGTAACATTAAATGCCATTCGTAGATCTTTTAAGTAATCCACAGGctccaaataaaaattgtgaatcaAAAGGGCTACCATTGCTTTCATCTCCAACATAGCAAATCGTTGCCCTACAATTTGAATATACTGCATTATGTTTGGAAAaggataaagaaatataaaaaatattaatattttaattttaccgaTACAATTACGTGGTCCAGCACTGAATGGTATATAAGAGTAAGGATGACGATTTCGGATATTTTCAGGTAAAAATCTATCTGGGTCAAATATTTCTGGATTTGGCCAATAATTAGGATCTCTGTGAACACCGTAGATACTAATATGTATGATTGTTTCGGCAGGTATTAAATACGAGcctaaaaagaaatgtataacAATGTATATACGCacgaaaaacaattaaatctttatataaatttaaaaaacaaaattaaattttttataaaaatttgaaaaataaatatttatatagaaaagtcATCAATACTGATTTAAGTCtttcaaagattttattcaattaaattgatgTAACCTTTTAACGCTCAAATGCACaagattttttcataaactttgACGGCATAGATTATGTATAAAACGGACAAACTTTTTATACATGAGTATTTTTCTAGGGGGTTTCGAGTGTTCTTTCAAATACCGccgagaaaaattgaaaaaaaagtgaagaaCATcgagttttttacttttattttaaaaagtcacGACTTTTTcggtgtaaatttttttaagtagattTTCTTTATCGTGGATTAGACTCGGAACTGCATTAAGCATGCACTTTTTAGTTGTATATACTTAAAGTTTATGCagcgcaaaaaaatttttaacatggcGGATCTAATATGGCCGCCTAAGtgttagaaattttgaaaatctccTTTTTTTACGATTCTTTCTATTCAAACAATCGTAATTCAATTTACTAAtccttattaattatttagaaattttagaaacttttgGCCATATTACTTCAAAccttaaaaagtaaaatctaATATGGCGGCTAGGATGTAcagatatactatatataattttatacaaataacttatgttaaaaaaagagaaatgtaaTCTACTATACTAGTTTCAacgcataattttttaaacattaattttgtgtTATGCTGGacaaattatttgttacaaaatataaaataagattataaaaatggttAGTATCTGATAAAGAACCCTTTCTAgtttacattttcaaaattttcaaaattatgtttttgttttcaaaaatatatttttagcttttgtttgaaaaatactatccaaatatacaatataatatgccaatattgattctttttctttatatataattagcacaataaagaaattaatgtaGTAATatcattcattaaaatatactgagcaacaaaattagcgcaacaaaaatttatatcaaaattgcactcaaatttaaataatcataacTTTGTGAAAacttattgtattgaaaagttcttttttttattttaaagcttgaagttTCTGCTTTAAACAGCATTTATCAGAATTTGGTCCTCTTTTTTACCCTCTTTGGCATCTCTTCAAAAGTAAGAACGTGTtttgtcttcaaaaatttGATACTTTGACGCGCTCCACGGGATGCAatgaatttttctcgtaaagtttataagaattattgtaaaatataaacttttccctacaatttgaaaaaaattgaagttgtacaatttttttggtgGAGTtacaatatatcaaaattaccTATGCATTTTATGGCTGTCGCCAGCATTACTATTTCGATGCGCACTACGAAGAGGTTGCAGATTTTGGGCATTGTGTGCAcgtgcgcacgcgcgcgcgtgtgagtgtgtgtgtgtgtttgagAATGTGGCGTGTTGGACGAACAAAAATATTGCCCGAAATAAATACATGTGTTTTACATCTCTTCGTCTCTGAATGACTTTTGAAGATGTAGGATGCAGAATCTAATTGCATTCTGATGAGAAATTTTGTGCTATATGCCTTTTCCGATCGAATTTTTCAGACAccttattaactttaaatccATATAACTCTgttgcatttatttaattctattttatataatttgtaaatttgtgataagtgtaattgaaaataaattcaattgaTTTAGTGAAAACCACGCGACCATTCTCCCTTACTACCCGATCTCTTGCCCTTTCACGACAATCATGCATTCCTACCGCGTACAATTGCTCAGTAAACatcagattttaaaaaattgtattttacactaatgtttaattaaacaatatattttgtaaatgttataAGATATCTTATCTTGTTTATTAATGGAACAGTCTCATGTCGGGCAAAAAAATGGaacaatattctttatttattttctaagaaAATACTGTATctcagtaaaaatttttttatgtttattataatattattctaaaagaataatgttataataaatttttataaaaaacatttttttataaaaaaatattaattttttatcaaattttataaatattaaaaacaagtgagaaagaaatatattgctGGCGCAGATGATTTTAATCCTTTGGATCatctgaaatataaaatctaaaaagattttatcgcTGGAAACTCGGTTAatagtttttcttaaaaattataaaaatgaccatttttataaaagtgtcatgaaaattttgtttttttacgaAGTTTTTGcactagaaaaattaattaaaattacaattttgacaTAACTAAGGTTTCGGCGATAGccatatatactatatttaataagCCTGAGAAATTTTAGACTGGTAAGATTGGTAAACATGTTTTTGAGAAATCACCTGCCTCAGTTGCAAAAATgctgtttcgagaaaaatgcgtttaaaGTTTACGAAGTAGAAAAGTactatttattgaaaatttacgGCAACCATAGGCTAATCTGCGATTCCAGGTCCATTTAGCAGTCCTTCGGGTTCCTcgtattactattattatttatttttgtatacacTGCATTATTACTACTAGCACtgcttaattttttacttcatattacctacactgaaaaaaatgtaatatattcaataagatatgttattgcgggctaccaattacagatatactcaatacaataatatatgctattgcagtatgaacattgtacttgcattaatagcaaatattattgtattgagtattttatgtagttggcagcccgcaatcacatatgttattggctatattacattttttttctgtgtacgcATTGCATGACATTCTGCAAACtaattcgaaaattatttcgaatttCAACCTACTTTATAAGCATATTCTTTAGTAGTAAAGCTTTCAATTAggactatttttaaaaaatcgatttttttaagcCCGCACACGAAACCACCCCTTTAAGATGAGccaaataagtttaattttaaataacagaacattataatttgttgtatttatgtatatataaagtttatcgtttcgtaatgtatataaaaataaatagttacgTACTTAATTGTGTCTCTTCCGAAGTAACTCgtgatataaaataagcacTCGGATATAAACGTAATGCTTCTTTTATACATCTCTCTAAATATTGTAGACATTGCAACGATTGAACAGTAAGTTTTCCTTGACTCTCTCGCATAATAGCATCGACTTCTTTTCTGACACAATcctgtattaatattaattaaaggactttttttattattctaatgtTTCACTTgtatacagaaaatttaaaatttttagaatttattttaaagacgtttcaatttttgttctccaagtatataaattatatttaaaatatgtttaatatgatgtatttatatacactcggagaaagaaagatcgtattacactgaaaaaaaaaaattgagtcaacaaaattttttagttgtgGGCTGCCAATACaagatatattcaatacaacaatatatgttattgcaatataaatacatagttCAATCAACAGCACtgcacttgcattaacagcaaaaatacttaatattattatgttaagtatatcttttgttggcagcccgcaactaaacgttttgttaaaccaattttttttcagtgtagtaattataaatttatgaacaaatagcaccttaattatgtattataattaaaataaaaacaataagttATATGAACTAAGAAAATTTCATGATATTAACCATTTGTAGCAAATTTGTAGTTAAACGacagaaaaattgtaatacaaatgtatgtgacaaaaaaatttaatcgattGAGATTTGAATTCGAAATTCTTTATTCTCATTACCTAGTACTTAAGATGCTATGCCGCAATTGTTTTCACAGTTATTGTTTTTCAcagttaatatttcaattctaTAGAATATTTGATTCGTCGAACTTTTAGGCTTTATACTTTAATGAACAGTTGTATAGTTATTGTaactaaagtttaaattttaaataaataaaaacaatttgtattGCATATCACGcaactacattaataattatttatttacagtaaaATTGCACTTGAACTATAATCACTTAGTTATACAGACTTTATACAAATaagttataacaattatacTTTTTCAGTATACATACAGtcaataaactatatatagtATAGTATATTAGTATAGTTAATCGACTGTATGTATACTGAAAAAgtataattgttataacttATTTGTATAAAGTCTGTATAACTAAGTGATTATAGTTAAAGTGCAATtttactgtaaataaatagttaataatGTAGTTGCATGGTATGTGAtacaaactatttttatttatttaaaatttaaactttagttACACTTAGTAACTAATACAACTGTTTATTGAAGTATGCCTAAAAGTTCGACGAATCAAATTTGTAGAGCTGTTACTTTATAGTTGTCACGActgtaattgtttttattgtaagtacttttaaaacaattaaacaaaacagaacagttaaaaaaatttttttcactcaTTACGTAAAAAGTATCATTACACGACaagcataaattaatatatatatacatgcaacaaacttattattgtatttctaTTACTTTTATGAAAGCATTTAGAGTATTGTGGTTAAATAGTTCCCTTAACCAAACAAGTAAGTATCttgtcttttcttttaatcacAATGCTTAACGCGTATAATACCTGGATATCTTTATGTTCGGCCAGAAGTGCTAAAGTATAGGATACAGCTAATGCTGTAGTATCATAAGCCTATAATcagatattgttttttatatacatttaaataatgtagcTCTGTAATgtgtaatacaaattattttcatttgtcaataaaagaaaatttacgtACATACCGCAGCTATAAAGACATCGATTTCTTCTCTGATATCGGAATCAGTTAAAAGACCCTCTTGAGACgccgatattaaaaaatccaatatagcaagccttttttttttaactaaattaatttatataagaatataaatattaatcttatagtataatttttgttcatgttatttttgttaaacaatattgaattcaaattatattacaaatattaaattaatatatatttgtatcataatatgtatattattataacacaataatgttttaatttatgtactctaattcaacaatttttatgcTAAGAgggaataattgaaattttatacgtAGCTTGGATTTTGTTACTTACTTGCAGTAGTTTCTGCAACTGCCATTGAATTTTCACTGAGATTTTTCTTATGTTGTTCGTAGtgtttatgataaatttttctctctgcAATAATCTACAAGTATCCAACATCAGTTCTCTTctcattatttatgtattgtttatgtatgttataatttatgtatgttataaatgtatttgtcAACATAATATATTGGATAAATTGTCCtattcttttcaaataaaaattatgatacttttcttttttaactttttttatataatagaatatttgtaaaaagtatttaaaataatacccGTGGGTTGAGTGCCTAGCGGGCGCGTCTCCGGGTGGCGGATAGGAGGACGCCCGGGGGGGAAACCTCGGTCCGGGCCTAAACCCCCGCGTGCCGGGGTGGACCGCCCGGGTAGTAACGGTTATAACCTGCCCAGGCGAGCGTAAAACCCTGCCCAGGGGGGGGAAAGCCAATACCGCGGACCAACTCGACCCAAGCCAAGCTGGAAGCCATCGTGGCGAGGGCTGCGTGGCACTGGGGGAGCAGTGTCTTGAACGATGCCTCTGGGGAACCAGGCAAAACCCCAGAGTATCTAGCCTTACCCACGCATGCGGGGCTCTGCGTGGGTGGACCACATATTTCCCTAGCTGCTCGTGGGAACAAAATGGagatggaaaaattaaaacttttaaaactcACTGAAGACACCCCGATGGAGGCTTCGCCCGAGGACTCTGGAAGGGTGGAAGAAGCGGAATCGGGAGCCGAACGGACCCCTATGGACACGGGAAGCACCGAGACCGCGGAGGGAGGGGTGGTTTCGAGTGCCGAGCGGGCTCCTGGGGGCACGGGAAGCACCGAAGCCACAACAGACGAACCGGCGAAGGAAAAGGATCTTTGCAAGAAGAAACTCTCCGGAGCCGCAAAGAGGAGGAGGGCTCGGGagcggaggggggggggggctcaGGCCCAGGCTCAGGCTGGGACTGGGACTGGGCCCCGCCGGCCGTTCCGGGGACCTCTTCTTCCTCGTCCTTAGTTATCCCCTAGACGCCGGTTGGGGGACGTCTGGTTCACGGACGGCTCCAGAACGAGTGCGGGCTCTGGAGCAGGTCTTTACTGCCAGCGCGACCGGGCAGGAATCGTCGTTCCGCTTGGCGAGCACGCTACGGTTTTCCAGACGGAGGTGTTAGCCATCATGAGATGTGCCCAGAACCTATTAGAGTCTGATAGGGTAGGAAGGCGCATCCGGATTTGCTCGGACAGTCAGGCGGCGCTTAAGGCGCTTGAGGGTCCAAGAATTAACTCGCGACTGGTCTGGGATTGCAAGTGCGTACTGGATGAGTTGGCGGAGAAGAATGATGTTGGCCTAGTATGGGTCCCTGGGCACGCGGGGATCAAGGGCAACGAAATGGCGGACCTGCTTGCTAAGGAGGCGGCCGAAACAAGGCTGTTGGGATCTGAGCCGGCTGTTGGGATCTCCTTCTGCCTAGGCAGGGGGAGAATCAGGAGCTGGCTCCGGGACCAGCATCTTGAATACTGGAAGAAAGAAACAGAGAGCAAATGCAGACAGGCTAGGGTCATGCTGGGGGAATGCTCTAGCAGGGACCTGGCCAGGAGCATAAGATCTCTGGGTAGGAAAGACGCCAGGCTCGCGACACAACTGCTCACGGGCCATGGTGACCTTAATTACCACCTGCACAAATTGGGTCATAGTGATACGCCCAGCTGTAGGTTGTGCGGTGAAGAGGAGGAAACTAGCCTCCACATTCTTGGGAACTGCCCAGCATTGGTCGGACCAAGAACACGCCTGCTGGGCTCAGGTATTCTGGAACCAAACCGGGTGAGGCAGCTGCCTGTGGGGGATTTGCTCCGCTTTTGGAAGGAAGCGGGGCCCCGCTAGGGCAGCTGATAACGGGGAGGCACAATGGACTCGGTCTGAGTGCCAAAGTGGGCTTCGCAGGAGGACCGCCCCCGtcaccattattattattattattattattattattatttaaaataataaaatttgtttacatacTTTCTCAGTAAATCCATGCAATATCTTCAGAACCTTTGTTTGTTCTCTACCTTTTGGCGTTAATGAGAATATCCAATCGTTACGCAACCAAGGTCTGAAGAccctaaattatattacagaatgttatgtatatatgtatgtatgtacatatacagaATCATGTCTATTTTGTTCCGTATTGTTTACATCATATTAATGTATTGCTATTAGAATTACTTGAACTTAGTTCACATGTAGTCAATTTTGAAGTATATCTAAAGTCATTACACAAGATCAGCACAAAGATCCAACTATTATCAAGTAAGATTTATTCTCTATTAGTTAGTTCACATTTGTTAACAAATTGATGCCACCATCTACGACAATTTTAGATAACAACTTGTCAGCAAATTTATGTGCCgacaactttaaaattaatatgcaaaCTGATAATGGCggtttgaatattttatatataacataaaatatccaaaattatttatctttttattattattaactcctattttatagaaaaaaaaattttacacgaaaaattattatgataagTAATAAGCaagaaagaattataaatatttttactatgttttttatgaaattgttaTACTATTTACACTCGtggtataattatttaaaatttatagttttaaaaaagttgcttttttcaaattactgGAAAAAAAACCAGAAAAAAACCggttttttcgaaaaattggttttttggaaaaaattactgtttgCTGTATATATGCGAACAGAAATGCCTGGCTATACTAACTACACTAATTCCGAGAGGTTTCTGAGtgtatatttctctttcaaaatgttttcgtataggaaaataaaaacacactCTGAACTAGTGCAGTTAGTGTAGCCAGACGTTATTGTTTGCGAGTGTACGTTGCACGAAGAATACAATAGCATCTCAAATATATCAGTGAGTGGTTTATGTTGACTACAAATTAAAACGCGCGCACgcgtataatattgtatttataatactaggtttataaaaacatgaattCTTAAAACTGCGAGAAAggttaagtatttttaaaaaattataatttattttatttaaaaa is part of the Monomorium pharaonis isolate MP-MQ-018 chromosome 2, ASM1337386v2, whole genome shotgun sequence genome and encodes:
- the LOC105838938 gene encoding cytochrome P450 4C1 isoform X1, which produces MFITILLLLVLIGYLTCHYYVQYGSNGRLINKIPGPPGYPIIGNVLLFTRIDSLEHLWKVYFNIIQQYYPFFKCWLFLIPVVGIRHPDDLEIILGSTKHINKSKLYDVLLPWFKTGLLVSKGSKWQLRRKMLAPTFHFNILQQYAEILIEEGERMTTSLKNIGNTVTKDLIPFIGVHTINAICETAMGISLKETDSIHQQYQKAILQIIDIFVYRVFRPWLRNDWIFSLTPKGREQTKVLKILHGFTEKIIAERKIYHKHYEQHKKNLSENSMAVAETTAIKKKRLAILDFLISASQEGLLTDSDIREEIDVFIAAAYDTTALAVSYTLALLAEHKDIQDCVRKEVDAIMRESQGKLTVQSLQCLQYLERCIKEALRLYPSAYFISRVTSEETQLSSYLIPAETIIHISIYGVHRDPNYWPNPEIFDPDRFLPENIRNRHPYSYIPFSAGPRNCIGQRFAMLEMKAMVALLIHNFYLEPVDYLKDLRMAFNVTLCPTHPHRIKFIPIDTKCV
- the LOC105838938 gene encoding cytochrome P450 4C1 isoform X2, translating into MFITILLLLVLIGYLTCHYYVQYGSNGRLINKIPGPPGYPIIGNVLLFTRIDSLEHLWKVYFNIIQQYYPFFKCWLFLIPVVGIRHPDDLEIILGSTKHINKSKLYDVLLPWFKTGLLVSKGSKWQLRRKMLAPTFHFNILQQYAEILIEEGERMTTSLKNIGNTVTKDLIPFIGVHTINAICETAMGISLKETDSIHQQYQKAILQIIDIFVYRVFRPWLRNDWIFSLTPKGREQTKVLKILHGFTEKIIAERKIYHKHYEQHKKNLSENSMAVAETTAIKKKRLAILDFLISASQEGLLTDSDIREEIDVFIAAAYDTTALAVSYTLALLAEHKDIQDCVRKEVDAIMRESQGKLTVQSLQCLQYLERCIKEALRLYPSAYFISRVTSEETQLKILIIGQIQKYLTQIDFYLKISEIVILTLIYHSVLDHVIVSGNDLLCWR